The following are encoded in a window of Spea bombifrons isolate aSpeBom1 chromosome 2, aSpeBom1.2.pri, whole genome shotgun sequence genomic DNA:
- the TEX26 gene encoding testis-expressed protein 26 isoform X1 codes for MISTQLDGDILKPAFMEQLTYLKERSKCIEDKQKCDHLATCLRLSSKFGETQHSRPKDKTPRPKTAMAALGVNMWDPYETSMNRDYTYKDCSPTQAVRPKTSKGYRNPYHLSDPVGISMYSDDFCWKPFSKPELIRTATSSGNRNHKPNADKDPTFITWRLPRGEQKVLFDRCSSTIKPPSAEEIQRALKAQYCSTYKGDYLGIPQGYQIKYAINVPSNWKKEIPRPLCTESRFNYQVQPSAPELRDFTHKYGCYSSRHVPAKGVVPTVVFSHIRNQENKKQLTTYQRHFGKEYINFSALMNSFTPEELKCYLKSMPMEERRSLEQFIKAHSGVSNLESKSCLKKV; via the exons ATGATCTCCACCCAG CTTGATGGTGATATTTTGAAGCCAGCGTTCATGGAGCAGTTGACGTATCTAAAAGAAAGAAGCAAGTGCATAGAAGACAAACAAAAATGTGACCATCTGGCTACCTGTTTGCGCCTGTCCTCCAAATTTGGTGAAACCCAACACTCAAGACCCAAAGATAAAACTCCAAGGCCCAAGACCGCAATGGCAGCATTAG GAGTTAACATGTGGGACCCATATGAAACCTCAATGAATCGTGACTACACGTATAAGGATTGCTCACCTACACAAGCTGTACG CCCCAAAACATCTAAAGGTTACAGGAACCCGTATCATCTATCAGATCCTGTTGGCATAAGCATGTACAGTGATGATTTCTGTTGGAAACCATTTTCCAAACCAGAATTGATCAGGACAGCAACATCTTCAGGGAACAGAAACCACAAACCGAATGCTGATAAG GATCCAACTTTTATTACTTGGCGGCTTCCTCGAGGAGAACAAAAGGTTTTGTTTGACAGATGTTCATCAACCATTAAACCACCATCAGCTGAAGAAATCCAAAGGGCTCTGAAAGCCCAATACTGCTCTACATATAAAGGAGACTACTTAGGAATACCACAAG GATATCAAATTAAATATGCCATAAATGTCCCATCAAactggaaaaaagaaatacctcGACCACTTTGTACAGAATCCAGATTTAATTATCAGGTTCAACCAAGTGCTCCAGAACTTCGGGATTTCACCCACAAGTATGGATGTTATTCAAGTCGCCATGTTCCTGCTAAAGGAGTTG ttcCTACTGTAGTGTTTTCTCATATTCGTAACCAAGAGAATAAGAAGCAGTTGACCACCTACCAGAGGCATTTTGGGAAAGAATATATTAACTTCTCTGCTCTAATGAATTCTTTTACTCCAGAAGAACTAAAATGTTATCTGAAAAGTATGCCAATGGAAG AAAGAAGATCGCTGGAGCAGTTTATTAAAGCCCACAGTGGTGTTTCCAATCTAGAATCAAAGTCATGCCTGAAGAAAGTCTAA
- the TEX26 gene encoding testis-expressed protein 26 isoform X2 produces the protein MGVNMWDPYETSMNRDYTYKDCSPTQAVRPKTSKGYRNPYHLSDPVGISMYSDDFCWKPFSKPELIRTATSSGNRNHKPNADKDPTFITWRLPRGEQKVLFDRCSSTIKPPSAEEIQRALKAQYCSTYKGDYLGIPQGYQIKYAINVPSNWKKEIPRPLCTESRFNYQVQPSAPELRDFTHKYGCYSSRHVPAKGVVPTVVFSHIRNQENKKQLTTYQRHFGKEYINFSALMNSFTPEELKCYLKSMPMEERRSLEQFIKAHSGVSNLESKSCLKKV, from the exons ATGG GAGTTAACATGTGGGACCCATATGAAACCTCAATGAATCGTGACTACACGTATAAGGATTGCTCACCTACACAAGCTGTACG CCCCAAAACATCTAAAGGTTACAGGAACCCGTATCATCTATCAGATCCTGTTGGCATAAGCATGTACAGTGATGATTTCTGTTGGAAACCATTTTCCAAACCAGAATTGATCAGGACAGCAACATCTTCAGGGAACAGAAACCACAAACCGAATGCTGATAAG GATCCAACTTTTATTACTTGGCGGCTTCCTCGAGGAGAACAAAAGGTTTTGTTTGACAGATGTTCATCAACCATTAAACCACCATCAGCTGAAGAAATCCAAAGGGCTCTGAAAGCCCAATACTGCTCTACATATAAAGGAGACTACTTAGGAATACCACAAG GATATCAAATTAAATATGCCATAAATGTCCCATCAAactggaaaaaagaaatacctcGACCACTTTGTACAGAATCCAGATTTAATTATCAGGTTCAACCAAGTGCTCCAGAACTTCGGGATTTCACCCACAAGTATGGATGTTATTCAAGTCGCCATGTTCCTGCTAAAGGAGTTG ttcCTACTGTAGTGTTTTCTCATATTCGTAACCAAGAGAATAAGAAGCAGTTGACCACCTACCAGAGGCATTTTGGGAAAGAATATATTAACTTCTCTGCTCTAATGAATTCTTTTACTCCAGAAGAACTAAAATGTTATCTGAAAAGTATGCCAATGGAAG AAAGAAGATCGCTGGAGCAGTTTATTAAAGCCCACAGTGGTGTTTCCAATCTAGAATCAAAGTCATGCCTGAAGAAAGTCTAA
- the MEDAG gene encoding mesenteric estrogen-dependent adipogenesis protein yields the protein MSEPEPSGGHGGLERLSSTRSVLSMSSLSSDMLVTMSTANCEMALLPLKLLLELQSPYLTMEDDTLTSINHNGGYNIISDESVHINGRPCRISNYIERNVTLKSHYDYKDYRETILAKPMLFITNAKKINSDAVNTFAFIVNTRHPKMKAQIEGAMNDVISSVMGENYQLQFDFQNVVRDHLLKERFELPDKSLSFLYTFKADVFIDLFYLLGLSKKTCNVNGIVLNLNCTTPAKKEKVKRFLSNMSNLLIRMGSSADRRFSAFSLDVISEDPFPPPEGHHEEFSQEIPLTP from the exons ATGTCTGAACCTGAGCCTAGTGGTGGGCATGGGGGTCTCGAGAGGTTATCAAGCACCAGATCGGTGCTCAGTATGAGCTCTTTGTCCTCAGACATGCTTGTGACTATGAGTACTGCCAACTGTGAGATGGCTTTACTGCCACTTAAACTACTGCTGGAGCTGCAGTCTCCGTACCTGACGATGGAGGATGACACCCTTACTTCTATCAATCACAACGGAGGCTACAACATAATCAGCGATGAATCTGTCCACATAAATGGCCGGCCGTGCAGAATCAGCAACTACATCGAAAG GAACGTCACCCTCAAAAGCCATTATGACTACAAAGATTACAGAGAAACTATTCTTGCAAAGCCAATGCTGTTCATTACTAACGCAAAGAAAATCAACAGCGACGCAG taaATACCTTTGCCTTTATTGTAAATACACGTCATCCAAAAATGAAAGCTCAGATTGAAGGTGCtatgaatgatgtcatatcttcaGTTATGGGAGAAAACTACCAGTTACAG TTTGATTTCCAAAATGTTGTCAGAGATCATCTCTTGAAAGAGAGGTTTGAGTTACCAGACAAGAGCCTCagctttttatatacattcaaaGCGgatgtatttattgatttattttatctacTTGGCCTGAGTAAAAAGACGTGCAACGTAAATGGGATTGTCCTTAATCTGAACTGCACAACACctgcaaagaaagaaaaggtcAAGAGGTTCCTGTCAAACATGTCCAACCTCCTCATCCGAATGGGAAGCAGTGCTGACCGTAGGTTCAGTGCATTTTCTTTAG ATGTAATCTCTGAAGATCCATTTCCGCCACCTGAGGGTCATCATGAAGAGTTCTCGCAAGAAATTCCTTTAACGCCATAA
- the ALOX5AP gene encoding arachidonate 5-lipoxygenase-activating protein, translated as MDCEILENTVLLAIVTLISVVQNIFFAFKVENESKIANSKSSQKTSSPAFDKVYTANQNCTDAYPTFLALLWCAGIFCSQGPAAFAGIMYLCVRQKYFVGYLGENTQITPGYIFGKRVVLFLFLMSMAGILNYYIGVFFGSDVKMYIKAVSNTVSPFLLIP; from the exons ATGGACTGTGAAATCCTGGAAAATACCGTCCTGCTGGCGATCGTCACGTTAATAAGTGTCGTCCAGAACA TTTTCTTTGCGTTCAAAGTGGAAAATGAGAGCAAGATTGCAAATTCCAAGAGTTCTCAGAAGACAAGCTCTCCTGCCTTTGATAAAGTGTACACAGCAAA CCAAAACTGCACGGATGCGTACCCTACATTTCTAGCTTTGCTGTGGTGTGCTGGAATATTTTGCAGTCAAG GACCTGCGGCTTTTGCTGGTATCATGTATTTATGTGTTCGGCAGAAATATTTTGTTGGATATCTGGGAGAAAACACACAGAT cACTCCTGGATATATCTTTGGAAAACGCGTCGTGTTATTCCTCTTTCTTATGTCCATGGCTGGAATTCTGAACTATTACATTGGAGTTTTCTTTGGAAGTGAcgtgaaaatgtatataaaggcAGTTAGCAACACTGTCTCACCTTTTCTCCTCATACCTTAA